One genomic region from Motacilla alba alba isolate MOTALB_02 chromosome 5, Motacilla_alba_V1.0_pri, whole genome shotgun sequence encodes:
- the LOC119701669 gene encoding acyl-CoA (8-3)-desaturase-like isoform X5 — protein sequence MCADCGWMQDAFVAFHNDKSLVKKYLKSLLIGELAPDQPSFESNKKKSLLEDFRELRCTIEKMGLLRPNYFFFFLIFLHLLVLDAASWLVLWYFGVSLVPFLAGMAFFTTAQIQMGWFQHDLGHCSVFRKPRWNHLLQIVVINVLKGLPASWWNHLHNQHHAKPNCFRKDPDLNMHPLLFSLGKNLSMELGKQKKKFMPYNYQHKYFILLAPLALIPFFQLSTIYFAIKRKKWLDLILVVIFNIRVCLMYVPLMGFKTFMVYYWLSRYLESSWFIWVSQMNHIPMDIDYDKNEDWVSTQLHATCNVNQSVFNDWFTGHLNFQIEHHLFPTMPRHNYCKVAPLVKSLCDKHGIEYKSKTLLTAFVDILQDSGGGRSQKKGWVVMKCGSSHSR from the exons GATGCCTTCGTGGCATTCCACAACGACAAGTCCCTGGTGAAGAAGTACCTGAAATCTCTGCTGATTGGGGAGCTGGCACCTGATCAACCCAGCTTTGAGTCTAATAAAAAG AAATCCCTCTTGGAGGATTTTCGTGAGCTGCGCTGCACCATTGAGAAGATGGGACTTCTGAGGCCCAAttacttcttcttcttcctgattttccttCACCTCCTGGTGCTGGATGCTGCATCCTGGCTCGTGCTCTGGTACTTTGGCGTATCCCTGGTGCCTTTCCTGGCTGGCATGGCGTTCTTCACCACTGCCCAG ATCCAGATGGGCTGGTTCCAGCACGATCTGGGGCACTGCTCTGTCTTCAGGAAGCCCAGGTGGAATCATCTCCTGCAGATCGTGGTGATAAACGTGCTGAAG gggctgcctgccagctggTGGAACCACCTGCACAACCAGCACCACGCCAAGCCCAACTGCTTCCGCAAGGACCCCGACCTCAACATGCACCCTCTGCTCTTCAGCCTGGGAAAGAACCTCtccatggag cttggaaagcagaagaagaaGTTCATGCCTTACAATTACCAGCACAAGTATTTCATCT TGCTGGCCCCACTCGCCCTCATACCCTTCTTCCAGCTGTCAACAATCTACTTTGCAATCAAGAGGAAAAAGTGGTTG gaccTGATATTGGTTGTGATTTTCAACATCCGAGTCTGCCTCATGTATGTTCCTTTAATGGGATTTAAAACCTTCATGGTGTACTACTGGCTGTCCAG GTACCTGGAGAGTAGCTGGTTTATTTGGGTGTCCCAGATGAACCACATCCCAATGGACATTGATTATGACAAGAACGAAGACTGGGTGTCTACTCAG ctccaCGCAACCTGCAACGTGAACCAGTCTGTGTTCAATGACTGGTTCACTGGGCACCTGAACTTCCAAATCGAGCATCA CCTGTTCCCCACAATGCCTCGGCACAACTACTGCAAAGTGGCTCCCCTGGTGAAAAGCCTCTGTGACAAGCACGGCATTGAGTACAAAAGCAAGACTTTGCTGACAGCCTTTGTAGATATTTTGCA
- the LOC119701669 gene encoding acyl-CoA (8-3)-desaturase-like isoform X4, with translation MRILFYLLFLEEKRDAFVAFHNDKSLVKKYLKSLLIGELAPDQPSFESNKKKSLLEDFRELRCTIEKMGLLRPNYFFFFLIFLHLLVLDAASWLVLWYFGVSLVPFLAGMAFFTTAQIQMGWFQHDLGHCSVFRKPRWNHLLQIVVINVLKGLPASWWNHLHNQHHAKPNCFRKDPDLNMHPLLFSLGKNLSMELGKQKKKFMPYNYQHKYFILLAPLALIPFFQLSTIYFAIKRKKWLDLILVVIFNIRVCLMYVPLMGFKTFMVYYWLSRYLESSWFIWVSQMNHIPMDIDYDKNEDWVSTQLHATCNVNQSVFNDWFTGHLNFQIEHHLFPTMPRHNYCKVAPLVKSLCDKHGIEYKSKTLLTAFVDILQDSGGGRSQKKGWVVMKCGSSHSR, from the exons GATGCCTTCGTGGCATTCCACAACGACAAGTCCCTGGTGAAGAAGTACCTGAAATCTCTGCTGATTGGGGAGCTGGCACCTGATCAACCCAGCTTTGAGTCTAATAAAAAG AAATCCCTCTTGGAGGATTTTCGTGAGCTGCGCTGCACCATTGAGAAGATGGGACTTCTGAGGCCCAAttacttcttcttcttcctgattttccttCACCTCCTGGTGCTGGATGCTGCATCCTGGCTCGTGCTCTGGTACTTTGGCGTATCCCTGGTGCCTTTCCTGGCTGGCATGGCGTTCTTCACCACTGCCCAG ATCCAGATGGGCTGGTTCCAGCACGATCTGGGGCACTGCTCTGTCTTCAGGAAGCCCAGGTGGAATCATCTCCTGCAGATCGTGGTGATAAACGTGCTGAAG gggctgcctgccagctggTGGAACCACCTGCACAACCAGCACCACGCCAAGCCCAACTGCTTCCGCAAGGACCCCGACCTCAACATGCACCCTCTGCTCTTCAGCCTGGGAAAGAACCTCtccatggag cttggaaagcagaagaagaaGTTCATGCCTTACAATTACCAGCACAAGTATTTCATCT TGCTGGCCCCACTCGCCCTCATACCCTTCTTCCAGCTGTCAACAATCTACTTTGCAATCAAGAGGAAAAAGTGGTTG gaccTGATATTGGTTGTGATTTTCAACATCCGAGTCTGCCTCATGTATGTTCCTTTAATGGGATTTAAAACCTTCATGGTGTACTACTGGCTGTCCAG GTACCTGGAGAGTAGCTGGTTTATTTGGGTGTCCCAGATGAACCACATCCCAATGGACATTGATTATGACAAGAACGAAGACTGGGTGTCTACTCAG ctccaCGCAACCTGCAACGTGAACCAGTCTGTGTTCAATGACTGGTTCACTGGGCACCTGAACTTCCAAATCGAGCATCA CCTGTTCCCCACAATGCCTCGGCACAACTACTGCAAAGTGGCTCCCCTGGTGAAAAGCCTCTGTGACAAGCACGGCATTGAGTACAAAAGCAAGACTTTGCTGACAGCCTTTGTAGATATTTTGCA